The sequence GTGAAGTTCTTCTCCCGCAGTTCGCGGGCCACGGCGCCGAACACGCGGGTGCCGCGCGGGTTGTTCTCGGGGTCGATCAGCACCGCCGCGTTGCTGTCGAAGCGGACGTAGCTGCCGTCCTTGCGGCGGGTGGGGTACTTGGTGCGGACGACGACGCAGCGCACCTTGTCGCCCTTCTTGATGTCCGAGGCGGGCAGGGCCTGCTTGACCGAA comes from Phycisphaerae bacterium and encodes:
- the rplN gene encoding 50S ribosomal protein L14, which produces MITQYTRLDVADNTGAKRLQCIQVLKGRSARHGKPRLNSGGVGDIVICSVKQALPASDIKKGDKVRCVVVRTKYPTRRKDGSYVRFDSNAAVLIDPENNPRGTRVFGAVARELREKNFTKIISLAEEVW